In Sylvia atricapilla isolate bSylAtr1 chromosome 27, bSylAtr1.pri, whole genome shotgun sequence, one genomic interval encodes:
- the SLC25A39 gene encoding mitochondrial glutathione transporter SLC25A39 isoform X2 encodes MAEKMSPSPGGGITPLQQMLASGTGAILTSLFVTPLDVVKIRLQAQRTPFSKGKCFLYCNGLMDHLYVCQNGNGCSAWYKAPGHFTGTLDAFVKITRYEGIRSLWSGLPPTLVMAVPATVIYFTTYDQLRDYLHTRMGSWSHYIPLLAGALARLGAVTVISPLELIRTKMQSQQLSYRELRLCIQSAVAQDGWLSLWRGWGPTVLRDVPFSALYWFNYELVRTWLCRQPWLDGATFMVSFTSGAVSGTVAAVLTLPFDVVKTQRQIELGDSEVHPVTASKPSSTWLLMQRIRAESGTRGLFAGFLPRVIKVAPACAIMISTYEFGKSFFQKLNQEQELRGL; translated from the exons ATGGCTGAGAAGATGTCACCGAGCCCCGGCGGGGGCATCACGCCGCTGCAGCAGATGCTGGCCTCGGGGACAGGTGCCATCCTCACCTCCCTCTTCG TGACGCCGCTGGACGTGGTGAAGATCCGGCTGCAGGCCCAGAGGACCCCCTTCTCCAAAG GGAAGTGTTTCCTCTACTGCAACGGGCTCATGGACCACCTGTACGTCTGCCAGAACGGCAACGGCTGCAGCGCCTGGTACAAGGCCCCCGGCCACTTCACCGGCACACTG GATGCCTTTGTGAAGATCACACGCTATGAAGGCATCAGATCTCTGTGGAGTGGCTTGCCCCCCACCCT GGTCATGGCTGTGCCAGCCACTGTCATTTACTTCACCACCTATGACCAGCTCCGGGACTACCTGCACACCCGCATGGGCAGCTGGAGCCACTACATCCCCTTGCTGGCTGGGGCCCTCGCCAGGC TGGGTGCTGTGACAGTCATCAGCCCCCTGGAGCTGATCCGCACCAAGATGCagtcccagcagctcagctacCGCGAGCTGCGCCTCTGCATCCAGTCGGCAGTGGCCCAGGATGGCTGGTTGTCcctctggaggggctggggacccACCGTGCTGCGGGACGTCCCCTTCTCGG ctctgtaCTGGTTTAACTACGAGCTGGTGAGGACgtggctctgcaggcagccctggctggacGGGGCCACCTTCATGGTCAGCTTCACATCTGGGGCCGTCTCTGGCACG GTGGCCGCGGTGCTGACGCTGCCCTTCGACGTGGTCAAAACGCAGCGGCAGATCGAGCTGGGGGACAGTGAGGTGCACCCAG TCACAGCCTCCAAGCCGTCCTCCACCTGGCTGCTCATGCAGCGGATCCGTGCCGAGTCTGGCACCCGGGGGCTGTTTGCAG GGTTCCTGCCCCGCGTCATCAAGGTGGCACCTGCCTGCGCCATCATGATCAGCACCTATGAATTTGGCAAGAGCTTTTTCCAGAAGCTGaaccaggagcaggagctgcggGGATTGTGA
- the SLC25A39 gene encoding mitochondrial glutathione transporter SLC25A39 isoform X1, translating into MAEKMSPSPGGGITPLQQMLASGTGAILTSLFVTPLDVVKIRLQAQRTPFSKALAVQSVPWGAQPATWKCFLYCNGLMDHLYVCQNGNGCSAWYKAPGHFTGTLDAFVKITRYEGIRSLWSGLPPTLVMAVPATVIYFTTYDQLRDYLHTRMGSWSHYIPLLAGALARLGAVTVISPLELIRTKMQSQQLSYRELRLCIQSAVAQDGWLSLWRGWGPTVLRDVPFSALYWFNYELVRTWLCRQPWLDGATFMVSFTSGAVSGTVAAVLTLPFDVVKTQRQIELGDSEVHPVTASKPSSTWLLMQRIRAESGTRGLFAGFLPRVIKVAPACAIMISTYEFGKSFFQKLNQEQELRGL; encoded by the exons ATGGCTGAGAAGATGTCACCGAGCCCCGGCGGGGGCATCACGCCGCTGCAGCAGATGCTGGCCTCGGGGACAGGTGCCATCCTCACCTCCCTCTTCG TGACGCCGCTGGACGTGGTGAAGATCCGGCTGCAGGCCCAGAGGACCCCCTTCTCCAAAG CGTTGGCAGTGCAGTCAGTGCCCTGGGGCGCTCAGCCGGCCACAT GGAAGTGTTTCCTCTACTGCAACGGGCTCATGGACCACCTGTACGTCTGCCAGAACGGCAACGGCTGCAGCGCCTGGTACAAGGCCCCCGGCCACTTCACCGGCACACTG GATGCCTTTGTGAAGATCACACGCTATGAAGGCATCAGATCTCTGTGGAGTGGCTTGCCCCCCACCCT GGTCATGGCTGTGCCAGCCACTGTCATTTACTTCACCACCTATGACCAGCTCCGGGACTACCTGCACACCCGCATGGGCAGCTGGAGCCACTACATCCCCTTGCTGGCTGGGGCCCTCGCCAGGC TGGGTGCTGTGACAGTCATCAGCCCCCTGGAGCTGATCCGCACCAAGATGCagtcccagcagctcagctacCGCGAGCTGCGCCTCTGCATCCAGTCGGCAGTGGCCCAGGATGGCTGGTTGTCcctctggaggggctggggacccACCGTGCTGCGGGACGTCCCCTTCTCGG ctctgtaCTGGTTTAACTACGAGCTGGTGAGGACgtggctctgcaggcagccctggctggacGGGGCCACCTTCATGGTCAGCTTCACATCTGGGGCCGTCTCTGGCACG GTGGCCGCGGTGCTGACGCTGCCCTTCGACGTGGTCAAAACGCAGCGGCAGATCGAGCTGGGGGACAGTGAGGTGCACCCAG TCACAGCCTCCAAGCCGTCCTCCACCTGGCTGCTCATGCAGCGGATCCGTGCCGAGTCTGGCACCCGGGGGCTGTTTGCAG GGTTCCTGCCCCGCGTCATCAAGGTGGCACCTGCCTGCGCCATCATGATCAGCACCTATGAATTTGGCAAGAGCTTTTTCCAGAAGCTGaaccaggagcaggagctgcggGGATTGTGA
- the RUNDC3A gene encoding RUN domain-containing protein 3A isoform X2, translating into MEASWVPAAMALGLSSKKASSRNIAVERKNLITVCRFSVKTLLEKYTADPIDDSSEEFVNFAAILEQILSHRFKGPVSWFSSDGQRGFWDYIRLACSKVPNNCVSSIENMENISTSRAKGRAWIRVALMEKRMSEYISTALRDTRTTRRFYDDGAIMLREESTVLTGMLIGLSAIDFSFCLKGEVMDGKTPVVIDYTPYLKFTQSYDYLSEEEERGSVESSTSEDSSPEHPYLPLVTDEDSWYNKWRKMEQKFRIVYAQKGYLEELVRLRESQLKDLEAENKRLKLRLEEVMVQNQLEKRELEGVILELQEQLTGLIPCENPQLAQLSKEMVTPLVNQWPSLGTLNGNESGSDSKLYRREGPHALHAGALRLPGLPAQLQVPGQPQVQRVPGERQHGRQPDPQPQLRPAAPARPSAAAHH; encoded by the exons GTTCTCGGTGAAGACCCTTCTGGAGAAGTACACGGCGGATCCCATCGACGACTCCTCCGAGGAGTTTGTGAACTTCGCCGCCATCCTCGAGCAGATCCTCAGCCACCGCTTCAAAG GCCCTGTCAGCTGGTTCAGCTCTGATGGGCAGCGTGGCTTTTGGGACTACATCCGCCTGGCCTGCAGCAAGGTCCCCAACAACTGCGTCAGCAGCATCGAGAACATGGAGAACATCAGCACCTCAAGGGCCAAG GGCCGGGCCTGGATCCGCGTGGCGCTGATGGAGAAGAGAATGTCCGAGTACATCTCCACGGCCCTGCGGGACACTCGGACCACCAG GCGGTTTTACGACGACGGGGCCATCATGCTGCGGGAGGAGTCCACGGTGCTCACGGGGATGCTCATCGGGCTCAGCGCCATCGACTTCAG ctTCTGCCTGAAGGGAGAGGTGATGGACGGCAAAACGCCCGTGGTCATTGACTACACACCCTACCTGAAGTTCACGCAGAG CTATGACTACctgagtgaggaggaggagcggggCAGTGTGGAGAGCAGCACAAGCGAGGACAGCTCACCTGAGCACCCCTACCTGCCCCTGGTCACCGACGAGGACAGCTGGTACAACAAGTGGCGCAAGATGGAGCAGAAATTCCGCATTGTTTATGCCCAAAAG GGGTacctggaggagctggtgcGGCTGCGGGAGTCGCAGCTGAAGGACCTGGAGGCGGAGAACAAGCGGCTGAAGCTCCGGCTGGAGGAGGTGATGGTGCAGAAccagctggagaagagggagctggagggcgtcatcctggagctgcaggagcagct GACGGGGCTGATCCCCTGCGAGAACCCgcagctggcccagctctccAAGGAGATGGTGACACCCCTGGTCAACCAGTGGCCCTCCCTGGGGACCCTCAATGGCAATGAGAGCGGCTCGGACAGCAAACTCTACAGAAG GGAAGGACCCCACGCCCTCCATGCTGGGGCTCTGCGGCTCCCTggcctccctgcccagctgcaagTCCCTGGCCAGCCTCAAGTCCAACGAGTGCCTGGTGAGCGACAGCACGGAAGGCAGCCCGACCCGCAGCCCCAGCTGAGACCCgcggcccccgcccggcccAGCGCGGCCGCGCACCACTGA
- the RUNDC3A gene encoding RUN domain-containing protein 3A isoform X1, translated as MEASWVPAAMALGLSSKKASSRNIAVERKNLITVCRFSVKTLLEKYTADPIDDSSEEFVNFAAILEQILSHRFKGPVSWFSSDGQRGFWDYIRLACSKVPNNCVSSIENMENISTSRAKGRAWIRVALMEKRMSEYISTALRDTRTTRRFYDDGAIMLREESTVLTGMLIGLSAIDFSFCLKGEVMDGKTPVVIDYTPYLKFTQSYDYLSEEEERGSVESSTSEDSSPEHPYLPLVTDEDSWYNKWRKMEQKFRIVYAQKGYLEELVRLRESQLKDLEAENKRLKLRLEEVMVQNQLEKRELEGVILELQEQLTGLIPCENPQLAQLSKEMVTPLVNQWPSLGTLNGNESGSDSKLYRRHSFVSTDQLSAENSLSSDSQRLGEGKREGEPWGPLGKDPTPSMLGLCGSLASLPSCKSLASLKSNECLVSDSTEGSPTRSPS; from the exons GTTCTCGGTGAAGACCCTTCTGGAGAAGTACACGGCGGATCCCATCGACGACTCCTCCGAGGAGTTTGTGAACTTCGCCGCCATCCTCGAGCAGATCCTCAGCCACCGCTTCAAAG GCCCTGTCAGCTGGTTCAGCTCTGATGGGCAGCGTGGCTTTTGGGACTACATCCGCCTGGCCTGCAGCAAGGTCCCCAACAACTGCGTCAGCAGCATCGAGAACATGGAGAACATCAGCACCTCAAGGGCCAAG GGCCGGGCCTGGATCCGCGTGGCGCTGATGGAGAAGAGAATGTCCGAGTACATCTCCACGGCCCTGCGGGACACTCGGACCACCAG GCGGTTTTACGACGACGGGGCCATCATGCTGCGGGAGGAGTCCACGGTGCTCACGGGGATGCTCATCGGGCTCAGCGCCATCGACTTCAG ctTCTGCCTGAAGGGAGAGGTGATGGACGGCAAAACGCCCGTGGTCATTGACTACACACCCTACCTGAAGTTCACGCAGAG CTATGACTACctgagtgaggaggaggagcggggCAGTGTGGAGAGCAGCACAAGCGAGGACAGCTCACCTGAGCACCCCTACCTGCCCCTGGTCACCGACGAGGACAGCTGGTACAACAAGTGGCGCAAGATGGAGCAGAAATTCCGCATTGTTTATGCCCAAAAG GGGTacctggaggagctggtgcGGCTGCGGGAGTCGCAGCTGAAGGACCTGGAGGCGGAGAACAAGCGGCTGAAGCTCCGGCTGGAGGAGGTGATGGTGCAGAAccagctggagaagagggagctggagggcgtcatcctggagctgcaggagcagct GACGGGGCTGATCCCCTGCGAGAACCCgcagctggcccagctctccAAGGAGATGGTGACACCCCTGGTCAACCAGTGGCCCTCCCTGGGGACCCTCAATGGCAATGAGAGCGGCTCGGACAGCAAACTCTACAGAAG gcacagcttcGTGAGCACCGACCAGCTCTCGGCCGAGAACAGCCTCAGCTCCGACTCCCAGCGCCTGGGCGAGGGCAAGCGCGAAGGGGAGCCCTGGGGGCCCTTGG GGAAGGACCCCACGCCCTCCATGCTGGGGCTCTGCGGCTCCCTggcctccctgcccagctgcaagTCCCTGGCCAGCCTCAAGTCCAACGAGTGCCTGGTGAGCGACAGCACGGAAGGCAGCCCGACCCGCAGCCCCAGCTGA
- the RUNDC3A gene encoding RUN domain-containing protein 3A isoform X3, with protein MENISTSRAKGRAWIRVALMEKRMSEYISTALRDTRTTRRFYDDGAIMLREESTVLTGMLIGLSAIDFSFCLKGEVMDGKTPVVIDYTPYLKFTQSYDYLSEEEERGSVESSTSEDSSPEHPYLPLVTDEDSWYNKWRKMEQKFRIVYAQKGYLEELVRLRESQLKDLEAENKRLKLRLEEVMVQNQLEKRELEGVILELQEQLTGLIPCENPQLAQLSKEMVTPLVNQWPSLGTLNGNESGSDSKLYRRHSFVSTDQLSAENSLSSDSQRLGEGKREGEPWGPLGKDPTPSMLGLCGSLASLPSCKSLASLKSNECLVSDSTEGSPTRSPS; from the exons ATGGAGAACATCAGCACCTCAAGGGCCAAG GGCCGGGCCTGGATCCGCGTGGCGCTGATGGAGAAGAGAATGTCCGAGTACATCTCCACGGCCCTGCGGGACACTCGGACCACCAG GCGGTTTTACGACGACGGGGCCATCATGCTGCGGGAGGAGTCCACGGTGCTCACGGGGATGCTCATCGGGCTCAGCGCCATCGACTTCAG ctTCTGCCTGAAGGGAGAGGTGATGGACGGCAAAACGCCCGTGGTCATTGACTACACACCCTACCTGAAGTTCACGCAGAG CTATGACTACctgagtgaggaggaggagcggggCAGTGTGGAGAGCAGCACAAGCGAGGACAGCTCACCTGAGCACCCCTACCTGCCCCTGGTCACCGACGAGGACAGCTGGTACAACAAGTGGCGCAAGATGGAGCAGAAATTCCGCATTGTTTATGCCCAAAAG GGGTacctggaggagctggtgcGGCTGCGGGAGTCGCAGCTGAAGGACCTGGAGGCGGAGAACAAGCGGCTGAAGCTCCGGCTGGAGGAGGTGATGGTGCAGAAccagctggagaagagggagctggagggcgtcatcctggagctgcaggagcagct GACGGGGCTGATCCCCTGCGAGAACCCgcagctggcccagctctccAAGGAGATGGTGACACCCCTGGTCAACCAGTGGCCCTCCCTGGGGACCCTCAATGGCAATGAGAGCGGCTCGGACAGCAAACTCTACAGAAG gcacagcttcGTGAGCACCGACCAGCTCTCGGCCGAGAACAGCCTCAGCTCCGACTCCCAGCGCCTGGGCGAGGGCAAGCGCGAAGGGGAGCCCTGGGGGCCCTTGG GGAAGGACCCCACGCCCTCCATGCTGGGGCTCTGCGGCTCCCTggcctccctgcccagctgcaagTCCCTGGCCAGCCTCAAGTCCAACGAGTGCCTGGTGAGCGACAGCACGGAAGGCAGCCCGACCCGCAGCCCCAGCTGA